Proteins from a genomic interval of Betta splendens chromosome 10, fBetSpl5.4, whole genome shotgun sequence:
- the enpp6 gene encoding glycerophosphocholine cholinephosphodiesterase ENPP6, with translation MSAGHGPAWLARLLVPLLALLGRYQQVTAVRPLLVFLIDGFRYDYMDELQRLPGFRQLVERGAKVDYMTPDFPSLSYPNYYSLMTGRHCDAHQMTGNYMWDEASQKEFLIGTNPDSRLPLWWDGSEPLWVTLQKLGKKVFMYFWPGCEVTILGVCPSFCEEYVYNPSEKNLTDSIENALNALRSGTADMAAVYYERIDVEGHHFGPDSDQVRAAVQHLDLAMQALNNKIKEKNMMNQLNIMLFSDHGMTQIKWMDKVIELERYINMTDIIKMMDRGSVVSLWPRENKYQEVYAALSQVPNMQTYTRHDVPERFHYRGGRFVSPLTLVAEPGWFIIQNKASLPFWTNASGAASLQNGWHGYDNEFLDMRGFFLATGPDFKQNLRAAPIRSVDIYNLMCWSLGVDPLPNNGSWSRVEYLLNSSGAASRPTPLWTLSVLGWSSAVMLCGTYS, from the exons ATGTCCGCGGGACACGGACCCGCGTGGCTCGCGCGTCTCTTGGTGCCGCTGCTCGCGCTGCTCGGACGGTACCAGCAGGTTACGGCGGTCCGGCCGCTGCTCGTCTTCCTCATCGATGGCTTCCGCTACGACTACATGGacgagctgcagcggctgccGGGATTCCGCCAACTGGTGGAGAGAGGAGCCAAGGTGGACTACATGACGCCCGACTTCCCCAGTCTGTCCTACCCGAACTACTACTCGTTGATGACGG GACGTCACTGTGATGCTCATCAGATGACGGGAAACTACATGTGGGACGAAGCCTCGCAGAAGGAGTTTCTGATCGGGACCAATCCTGACAGCCGTCTGCCCCTTTGGTGGGATGGATCGGAGCCGCTTTGGGTCACGCTGCAGAAACTGGGAAAGAAGGTCTTCATGTACTTCTGGCCTG gTTGTGAGGTGACCATTCTCGGTGTCTGTCCATCATTCTGTGAAGAATATGTGTACAACCCTTCAGAGAAAAACCTCACAGATTCTATAGAGAACGCTCTCAATGCTCTAAG gtcagGTACAGCAGACATGGCAGCTGTATACTATGAGCGAATAGACGTGGAGGGCCATCACTTTGGTCCAGACTCTGACCAGgtcagagcagctgtgcagcatctgGACCTCGCCATGCAAGCACTCAACAACAAAATCAAA GAGAAGAACATGATGAACCAGCTGAACATTATGCTGTTTTCAGACCATGGGATGACTCAGATAAAGTGGATGGACAAGGTCATAGAGCTGGAGAGGTACATCAACATGACAGACATCATTAAGATGATGGACAGAGGCTCTGTGGTCAGTCTGTGGCCCAGAGAAAACAAGTACCAAGAG GTGTACGCCGCCTTGTCCCAGGTCCCTAACATGCAGACTTACACCAGGCACGACGTCCCTGAGCGCTTCCATTACAGAGGAGGGAGGTTCGTTTCCCCCTTAACTCTGGTGGCTGAGCCAGGCTGGTTCATCATTCAG AATAAAGCGAGCCTCCCATTCTGGACCAACGCGTCTGGAGCGGCCTCGCTTCAGAACGGCTGGCACGGTTATGACAACGAGTTCCTGGACATGAGAGGCTTCTTTTTGGCCACTGGACCAG ACTTCAAGCAGAACCTTCGGGCGGCTCCCATCCGCTCTGTGGACATCTATAACCTGATGTGCTGGAGTCTGGGGGTGGACCCGCTGCCCAACAACGGGTCCTGGTCTCGGGTGGAGTACCTTCTGAACAGCTCTGGGGCTGCGTCCCGGCCC